A single genomic interval of Hemiscyllium ocellatum isolate sHemOce1 chromosome 37, sHemOce1.pat.X.cur, whole genome shotgun sequence harbors:
- the agmat gene encoding agmatinase, mitochondrial — translation MERLLLRCLPSLLRPASRHVQLLQTVSRCSSSSSRFNVPPSATEIARPVGICSMMRLPVQDSSEGLDAAFVGVPLDIGTSNRPGARFGPRHIRAESAMVRAYNGGTRAAPFESLMVADIGDVNVNLYDLKDSCKMIRKAFKKIMSTGCIPLTLGGDHTIAYPILQSVAEKYGPVGLVHVDAHADTSDIVLGEKICHGTPFRRCVDEGLLDCKRVVQIGLRGSTYEPDGYLWSKEQGFRVVTGEDCWLRSLTPLMKEVRQQMGNGPVYISFDIDALDPAFAPGTGTPEIAGLQPSQALEIIRGCRGMTVVGCDLVEVSPIYDTSGNTALTAANLLFEMLCVLPNVKYH, via the exons ATGGAGCGGCTTCTCCTGCGCTGTTTGCCCTCTTTGCTGAGGCCAGCCTCTCGCCATGTCCAGCTTTTGCAGACTGTCTCTCGCTGCAGCTCCTCCTCGTCTCGGTTTAACGTGCCACCAAGCGCTACCGAGATCGCTCGGCCGGTGGGAATTTGCTCCATGATGCGCCTCCCGGTGCAGGACTCCTCAGAGGGCCTGGATGCTGCTTTTGTTGGGGTTCCTCTTGACATCGGCACCTCAAACCGGCCCGGTGCCAG GTTTGGACCCCGACATATCCGAGCTGAGTCGGCCATGGTCAGAGCCTACAATGGTGGCACCAGGGCAGCTCCTTTCGAATCTCTGATGGTGGCTGATATCGGTGACGTCAACGTGAATCTTTATGACCTGAAGGACAGCTGCAAGATGATCAGGAAAGCTTTCAAGAAGATCATGTCCACAGGCTGTATACCTTTGACATTGG GTGGTGATCACACGATAGCATACCCCATATTGCAGTCAGTGGCAGAAAA ATACGGTCCAGTAGGTTTGGTTCACGTTGATGCACACGCTGACACAAGTGATATTGTCCTAGGGGAGAAGATCTGTCATGGAACTCCCTTCAGGCGCTGTGTGGATGAGGGACTGCTTGATTGTAAGCGTGTGGTACAGATTGGGCTCCGCGGTTCTACTTACGAACCAGATGGTTATCTTTGGAGCAAAGAACAA ggttTTCGGGTGGTTACTGGAGAGGATTGCTGGTTACGATCCCTTACTCCCCTTATGAAGGAGGTGAGGCAGCAGATGGGGAATGGCCCTGTGTACATTAGTTTTGATATTGATGCCCTGGATCCCGCCTTTGCTCCTGGTACTGGAACTCCAGAGATTGCAGGTCTTCAACCCAGTCAG GCTTTGGAAATCATCCGGGGTTGTCGGGGAATGACAGTAGTCGGTTGTGACTTGGTTGAGGTTTCACCAATATACGATACTTCTG GTAACACGGCTTTGACAGCTGCCAATCTGCTCTTTGAGATGCTCTGTGTTCTACCCAACGTTAAGTATCACTAA
- the pink1 gene encoding serine/threonine-protein kinase PINK1, mitochondrial produces MSLRRFLAHGLELSRSALRLVRPAARARAQAGAAFVRPWAQQSLQAGLPARYRYFRLSLGGLATQLQRRWSRQLHGPGGALLAFGLGLGLIEQQVENVRTSIAACEEIQTLFKRKKIKYENAIPSCTSGYRFEDYMVGYNIGKGCNAAVYKAFIPEVSTPKASDTITTEEKAEEVNRQGKSAAIVQYDSGEDPELRKNMLIAQESPSLSFVILKKETLFDSLSACDGDTSNPLTASVEDSSYPLPAFEEDTNYHLRAPAGDTSYPLALKMLWNINAGSSSDAILTSMVKELVPTIPNALNGEFGGIKGKKIKPHPNIIQIVRAFVDNVPLLPGAWLEYPDVLPTRLNPHGLGHSRTLFLVMKSYPCTLQQYLQICIPNKQCATVMILQLLEGVDHLVQHGIAHRDLKSDNILVEFDSVGCPRLVITDFGCCLAEESLGLKLPFTSNEVNRGGNICLMAPEISAAIPGPRVTIDYSKSDAWSVGTLAYEILGLRNPFYGCGVDYLESRNYQEDKLPPLPGSIHRDVRLVVKLLLCRDPKRRLSARVAADMLHLHLWGPELLASSQITVENVFSWLRYQTLLTFLQVSMSQKLPVETELKRSFLANLNFEELKLGLDLLLQGKT; encoded by the exons ATGTCGTTGCGACGATTCCTGGCCCACGGCCTGGAGCTCAGCCGCTCGGCTTTGCGCCTCGTCAGGCCCGCGGCCCGGGCCCGGGCTCAGGCAGGCGCGGCCTTTGTGCGACCTTGGGCCCAGCAATCGCTCCAAGCCGGCCTACCCGCCCGTTACCGCTATTTCCGCCTGTCTTTGGGCGGCCTAGCGACTCAGCTTCAACGCCGGTGGTCTCGGCAGCTCCACGGGCCAGGCGGAGCTTTGCTGGCCTtcggcctgggcctgggcctcaTCGAGCAGCAGGTGGAGAATGTGAGGACGAGCATCGCTGCCTGTGAGGAGATCCAG ACATtgtttaaaaggaagaaaattaaGTATGAAAATGCCATACCTTCATGCACCAGCGGCTATCGATTTGAAGATTACATGGTTGGATACAATATTGGAAAGGGGTGTAATGCAGCTGTGTACaaggcctttattcctgaagtgTCCACACCAAAAGCAAGTGATACGATCACAACAGAGGAGAAAGCTGAAGAAGTTAACAGGCAGGGGAAGAGTGCAGCCATAGTTCAGTATGATTCTGGTGAGGATCCCGAACTAAGAAAGAACATGCTGATTGCACAGGAAAGCCCAAGTTTGAGTTTTGTGATTTTGAAGAAAGAAACATTATTTGACTCACTGAGTGCTTGTGACGGAGACACCAGCAACCCCCTGACAGCTTCTGTGGAAGACAGCAGCTACCCGCTGCCGGCTTTCGAGGAAGACACCAACTACCACCTGAGGGCACCTGCAGGAGATACCAGCTATCCACTTGCTTTAAAAATGCTTTGGAACATAAAT GCAGGATCCTCCAGTGATGCAATACTAACATCGATGGTTAAAGAGCTGGTTCCAACCATCCCGAATGCATTAAATGGAGAGTTTGGTGGAATAAAAGG AAAAAAGATAAAACCACATCCAAACATCATTCAGATTGTCCGGGCTTTTGTAGACAACGTTCCACTCTTGCCTGGAGCTTGGTTGGAGTACCCTGATGTGCTACCAACTAGACTGAATCCTCATGGCTTGGGACACAGCCGCACCCTCTTTCTGGTAATGAAGAG CTATCCATGCACCTTGCAGCAGTACCTGCAGATCTGTATCCCTAATAAACAATGTGCTACTGTGATGATTCTTCAGTTGCTGGAGGGAGTGGATCATTTGGTTCAACATGGGATTGCACACAGAGATCTGAAGTCTGATAATATTCTGGTGGAATTTGACTCAG TTGGCTGCCCCCGTTTGGTGATCACTGATTTTGGTTGCTGTCTGGCCGAAGAATCTCTGGGATTGAAGCTTCCCTTTACCAGTAATGAGGTCAACCGGGGAGGAAATATCTGCCTAATGGCTCCTGAG ATTTCTGCAGCAATCCCTGGACCCAGAGTCACAATTGATTACAGCAAATCAGATGCCTGGTCAGTGGGTACATTGGCCTATGAGATCCTGGGTCTTCGTAATCCATTTTATGGATGTGGAGTGGATTATCTGGAGAGCAGGAACTATCAAGAGGATAAGCTGCCACCTCTGCCAGGCTCCATTCACAGAGATGTGAGGCTGGTGGTGAAACTTCTGTTATGCAGAGATCCTAAGAGG CGTCTGTCAGCGAGAGTTGCTGCAGACATGCTACATCTACACCTGTGGGGGCCAGAACTCCTTGCCTCATCGCAAATTACTGTGGAGAATGTTTTCAGTTGGCTTCGGTACCAGACTCTGCTAACCTTCCTGCAGGTTTCAATGAGTCAGAAATTACCTGTGGAGACTGAACTAAAGAGAAGCTTCTTGGCAAATCTCAACTTTGAAGAACTAAAGCTGGGACTGGATCTGCTGCTCCAGGGGAAGACCTGA